In Macaca nemestrina isolate mMacNem1 chromosome 9, mMacNem.hap1, whole genome shotgun sequence, a single genomic region encodes these proteins:
- the LOC105478342 gene encoding E3 ubiquitin-protein ligase TRIM8 — MAENWKNCFEEELICPICLHVFVEPVQLPCKHNFCRGCIGEAWAKDSGLVRCPECNQAYNQKPGLEKNLKLTNIVEKFNALHVEKPPAALHCVFCRRGPPLPAQKVCLRCEAPCCQSHVQTHLQQPSTARGHLLVEADDVRAWSCPQHNAYRLYHCEAEQVAVCQYCCYYSGAHQGHSVCDVEIRRNEIRKMLMKQQDRLEEREQDIEDQLYKLESDKRLVEEKVSQLKEEVRLQYEKLHQLLDEDLRQTVEVLDKAQAKFCSENAAQALHLGERMQEAKKLLGSLQLLFDKTEDVSFMKNTKSVKILMDRTQTCTGSSLSPPKIGHLNSKLFLNEVAKKEKQLRKMLEGPFSTPVPFLQSVPLYPCGVSSSGAEKRKHSTAFPEASFLETSSGPVGGQYGAAGTASGEGQSGQPLGPCSSTQHLVALPGGAQPVHSSPVFPPSQYPNGSAAQQPMLPQYGGRKILVCSVDNCYCSSVANHGGHQPYPRSGHFPWTVPSQEYSHPLPPTPSVPQSLPSLAVRDWLDASQQPGHQDFYRVYGQPSTKHYVTS, encoded by the exons ATGGCGGAGAATTGGAAGAACTGCTTCGAGGAGGAGCTCATCTGCCCCATCTGCCTGCACGTCTTCGTGGAGCCAGTGCAGCTGCCGTGCAAACACAACTTCTGCCGGGGCTGCATCGGCGAGGCGTGGGCTAAGGACAGCGGCCTCGTGCGCTGCCCAGAGTGCAACCAGGCCTACAACCAGAAGCCGGGCCTGGAGAAGAACCTGAAGCTCACCAACATCGTGGAGAAGTTCAACGCCCTGCACGTGGAGAAGCCGCCGGCGGCGCTGCACTGCGTGTTCTGCCGCCGCGGCCCCCCGCTGCCCGCCCAGAAGGTCTGCCTGCGCTGCGAGGCGCCCTGCTGCCAGTCCCACGTGCAGACGCACCTGCAGCAGCCCTCCACCGCCCGCGGGCACCTCCTGGTGGAGGCGGACGACGTGCGGGCCTGGAGCTGCCCGCAGCACAACGCCTACCGCCTCTACCACTGCGAGGCCGAGCAGGTGGCCGTGTGCCAGTACTGCTGCTACTACAGCGGCGCGCATCAGGGACACTCGGTGTGCGACGTGGAGATCCGAAGGAATGAAATCCGG AAGATGCTCATGAAGCAGCAGGACCGGCTGGAGGAGCGAGAGCAGGACATTGAGGACCAGCTGTACAAACTCGAGTCAGACAAGCGCCTGGTGGAG GAGAAAGTGAGCCAACTGAAGGAGGAAGTTCGGCTGCAGTACGAGAAACTGCACCAACTGCTGGACGAGGATCTGCGGCAGACAGTGGAGGTCCTGGACAAGGCCCAGGCCAAGTTCTGCAGCGAGAACGCAGCGCAGGCGCTGCACCTCGGGGAGCGCATGCAGGAGGCCAAGAAGCTGCTGGGCTCCCTGCAGTTGCTCTTTGATAAGACGGAGGATGTCAGCTTCATGAAG AACACCAAGTCTGTGAAAATCCTGATGGACAG GACCCAGACCTGCACGGGCAGCAGCCTTTCCCCCCCTAAGATCGGCCACCTGAACTCCAAGCTCTTCCTGAACGAGGTGGCCAAGAAGGAGAAGCAGCTGCGGAAAATGCTAGAAG GCCCCTTCAGCACGCCGGTGCCCTTCCTGCAGAGTGTCCCCCTGTACCCTTGTGGCGTGAGCAGCTCTGGGGCGGAAAAGCGCAAGCACTCAACGGCCTTCCCAGAGGCCAGTTTCCTAGAGACGTCGTCGGGCCCTGTGGGCGGCCAGTACGGGGCGGCGGGCACAGCCAGCGGTGAGGGCCAGTCTGGGCAGCCCCTGGGGCCCTGCAGCTCCACGCAGCACTTGGTGGCCCTGCCGGGCGGCGCCCAACCAGTGCACTCAAGCCCCGTGTTCCCCCCATCGCAGTATCCCAATGGCTCCGCCGCCCAGCAGCCCATGCTCCCCCAGTATGGCGGCCGCAAGATTCTCGTCTGTTCTGTGGACAACTGTTACTGTTCTTCCGTGGCCAACCATGGCGGCCACCAGCCCTACCCCCGCTCCGGCCACTTTCCCTGGACAGTGCCCTCGCAGGAGTACTCACACCCGCTCCCGCCCACACCCTCCGTCCCCCAGTCCCTTCCCAGCCTGGCGGTCAGAGACTGGCTTGACGCCTCCCAGCAGCCCGGCCACCAGGATTTCTACAGGGTGTATGGGCAGCCGTCCACCAAACACTACGTGACGAGCTAA